From a region of the Rathayibacter sp. VKM Ac-2804 genome:
- a CDS encoding FAD-binding protein: MTTSAPTATAERRISTSVLVIGTGGSGLRAAIELAEAGVDVLALGKRSKSDAHTSLAAGGINAALATMDPDDSWQQHAADTITESYLLANPRTVEIVTSNAARGIQDLERYGMPFAREDDGRISQRFFGAHTYRRTAFAGDYTGLEIQRTLVNRAAQLEIPILDTVYVTRILVNEDGAVFGAYGFDLVDGTRYLIHADAVILAAGGHNRIWRRTSSRRDENTGDSFRLAVEAGGRLRDPELVQFHPSGIIEPENAGGTLISEAARGEGGILRNGLGERFMHKYDPERLELSTRDRVALACYTEIKEGRGTPNGGVWLDVSHLPRETIMTRLPRVYQTMLELQMLDITKDPIEIAPTAHYSMGGVWVRSDDHSTDVPGLYAIGEASSGLHGANRLGGNSLIELLVFGRIVGRAAAEYSASLTAQTRSAASVQVARDEIADLLAADGEENVRALQRAIRNTMTEHAGVVRDEAGLLAGLAELDAIEARIADIGIHPDIAGFQDLAHAFDLKSAAMAARATLEAALERRESRGCHNRSDYPEIDPALQVNLVWSPATGITREEIPAVPEEIQALIREVATAGKLLE; encoded by the coding sequence ATGACCACTTCAGCACCCACTGCCACGGCGGAGCGCCGGATCTCCACCTCCGTCCTCGTCATCGGCACCGGCGGCTCGGGCCTCCGCGCCGCGATCGAGCTGGCCGAGGCCGGCGTCGACGTCCTCGCGCTGGGCAAGCGCTCGAAGTCGGACGCCCACACCTCGCTCGCCGCCGGCGGCATCAACGCGGCCCTCGCGACGATGGACCCCGACGACAGCTGGCAGCAGCACGCGGCCGACACCATCACCGAGTCCTACCTGCTCGCCAACCCGCGCACCGTCGAGATCGTCACGTCCAACGCCGCCCGCGGCATCCAGGACCTCGAGCGCTACGGCATGCCGTTCGCCCGCGAGGACGACGGCCGCATCTCGCAGCGCTTCTTCGGCGCGCACACCTACCGCCGCACCGCCTTCGCCGGCGACTACACCGGCCTCGAGATCCAGCGCACGCTGGTCAACCGGGCGGCGCAGCTCGAGATCCCGATCCTGGACACCGTCTACGTCACCCGGATCCTCGTCAACGAGGACGGCGCCGTCTTCGGCGCGTACGGCTTCGACCTCGTCGACGGCACCCGCTACCTCATCCACGCCGACGCGGTGATCCTGGCCGCCGGCGGGCACAACCGGATCTGGCGCCGCACCTCCTCGCGCCGCGACGAGAACACGGGTGACTCGTTCCGCCTGGCCGTCGAGGCCGGCGGCCGCCTGCGCGACCCCGAGCTGGTGCAGTTCCACCCGTCGGGCATCATCGAGCCCGAGAACGCGGGCGGCACGCTGATCTCCGAGGCGGCGCGCGGCGAGGGCGGCATCCTCCGCAACGGCCTCGGCGAGCGCTTCATGCACAAGTACGACCCGGAGCGCCTCGAGCTCTCGACCCGCGACCGCGTCGCACTCGCCTGCTACACCGAGATCAAGGAGGGCCGCGGCACGCCGAACGGCGGCGTCTGGCTCGATGTCTCGCACCTCCCGCGCGAGACGATCATGACCCGGCTCCCCCGCGTCTACCAGACGATGCTCGAGCTGCAGATGCTCGACATCACGAAGGACCCGATCGAGATTGCGCCGACGGCGCACTACTCGATGGGCGGCGTCTGGGTCCGCTCGGACGACCACAGCACCGACGTCCCCGGCCTCTACGCCATCGGCGAAGCCTCCAGCGGTCTGCACGGAGCGAACCGCCTGGGCGGCAACTCGCTGATCGAGCTGCTCGTCTTCGGCCGGATCGTCGGCCGGGCGGCGGCGGAGTACTCCGCATCGCTGACCGCGCAGACCCGCTCCGCAGCGTCGGTGCAGGTCGCCCGCGACGAGATCGCGGACCTGCTCGCCGCCGACGGCGAGGAGAACGTGCGGGCCCTGCAGCGCGCGATCCGCAACACCATGACCGAGCACGCCGGCGTCGTGCGCGACGAGGCGGGCCTGCTCGCCGGTCTCGCCGAGCTGGACGCGATCGAGGCGCGCATCGCCGACATCGGCATCCACCCGGACATCGCCGGCTTCCAGGACCTGGCGCACGCCTTCGACCTGAAGTCCGCCGCGATGGCCGCCCGGGCCACGCTCGAGGCCGCGCTGGAGCGCCGCGAGAGCCGCGGCTGCCACAACCGCAGCGACTACCCCGAGATCGACCCGGCGCTGCAGGTGAACCTGGTCTGGTCGCCGGCCACCGGCATCACCCGCGAGGAGATCCCCGCGGTCCCGGAGGAGATCCAGGCGCTGATCCGCGAGGTCGCGACCGCGGGCAAGCTGCTCGAGTAG